ATCTCCAAAGTTGACGCTCCCTGCTGAGAGCGTTCCCATCTCCGGAACAGGTTCTAGAGACTGTAGCCGTTCTTCTGCCGACATCCCTACTGCACCACCAGTGGATACCTGTATTATTATATCACAGCGCTGTCGGATTTGGTTGATAATCTCTTGATAACGCTTGGCATCTTGTGTAGGTCGACCATCGTCAAATCGCGCATGAATATGCACGATGGAAGCCCCTGCTTCATAGGCCTTCAGCACCTCATCTGCAATCTCTTCCGGTGTATAAGGAATACGTGGTTGAGCTTCCTTCATTACTTCCGCTCCAACAACAGCGGCTGTAATAATTAGCTTCTCCATCCTCATTCCCCCTTCGATTTGCGCTGTAATTCTTTAGGAACAACGCAGACACCGGTTGCTGAGCAAACGAGGATGGGCTCCGCTAAAACTTCCGCAGCGCTTGGATGATCATGGATTCCTGATGATTGGATCACTTTATAGGCACGAAACTTGATTTTACGTGAGGTGTTCCCTACATCTATTAATTCACCATGGGCTTCGATAAAATCACCAGCATGTACTGGTGCATGAAACTGTACTGCTTCATAGGTTAGGAAGAGGCCTTCATCGCCATCATGACGAATTAAAATCTCTGTTGCCACATCACCAAATAGGCCTAATACTCTAGCTCCATCGACTAAATTCCCTGCGTAATGAGCATCGTGTGCGCTCATGCGAACCCGGATCATCGCTTCAACCATTCTCATCTCCATCCTTCCAGTAAATTATCCATCTATTCTTATCATTATGCTGTTGTGGTCATTGATAGCCAACTATTTACACTATTCCGTAACTCTTCAATGTCAAATGGCTTGATAAAGTGACCGATAATGCCTAATTCGACTGCCTTATCAATCATATTTAGCTCACCATAGGCCGTCATCATCACGACCTTTTGATCAGGCTGTACCTCTCTAATTCTTTGTAATATCTCCAATCCATCCATGCCAGGAATCTTCATATCTAATAACACCAAATCTGGAACCTGTTGTGCGATGATTTGTAATGCCTCTACGCCATTGGCAGCGGAGAGTGTCGTATAGCCTTCTGTGTTAAATAGCTCTGAAAGTAGTGCCCGAATACCAAATTGATCATCCACAATTAAAATTGTTTGGTCCACCAATCCATCCTCCTTTCACAGATGACTCTTACTTTGTTCTAGCATTTACCATTATTACAAACAGTTGTTATTCTTTTTTACAATTTATAGAAGTACATAGGCGATATAGTATTAAATTCGAGATCATCTAATTTTTTCCTGCACATGTCGATGAAGCTTCTTCATAAATAGTCAAAAAGTATGAAACAAATGGGAGGAAAAAATGCTTTCCTCCCATTTGATGTCTGTTTTTTAGTTATATTCGTCTCACTGCTTTTGTTCCCGTAATGTAGCTGCGATAAAATGGTCAAATAAAGGATGGGGACGATTAGGACGAGATTTAAATTCTGGATGGAACTGACTGGCAACAAACCAAGGATGATCTGTTAATTCAATCACTTCAACTAAGCGGCCATCTGGAGATAATCCAGAGAATTTCATACCATGTGCTTCGAAGGTCTCACGATATTGATTATTAAATTCAAAGCGATGACGATGACGTTCATAAACCAGCTCATCTTGGTAGGCTTCATGTGCTTTACTACCTGCTTGCAATTGGCAGGGATCGATACCAAGACGCATGGTCCCACCCATCTCTTCAATACTCTTCTGCTCTGGTAAAAGATCGATAACTGGATTGTTCGTTGCTTGATCAAATTCTGAGGAGTGGGCATCCTTCAAGCCAACCACATTTCGACCAAATTCAATGGCTGCAACTTGCATACCTAAGCAGATTCCAAGGTAGGGAATGCGATGCTCACGGGCGTATTGGGCTGCGACAATCTTCCCTTCTACCCCTCGGTCACCAAATCCACCAGGTACTAGGACTCCATCAACACCATCCAATAATTGAGCTACATTTTTACTGGTTACCTCTTCTGCATCAATCCAACGAACCTTCACTTCACTATCATTGGCAAAGCCCGCATGGTTCAGCGCTTCAACCACACTTAAATACGCATCGTGCAAGGAGACGTATTTTCCAACTAATCCTACTGTTACTTGGTGATGAGGATTCTTCATCTTATCGACAAGGGCTTTCCATGCTGTCATATCTGCATCAGGAAATTGGAGATGAAGATGTTCCAATACAATATTATCTAAATGCTGTTCCTGTAGCTCTAATGGTACTTCATATAGCACTTCGCAATCCCGTGCTTCAATCACTGCATTTACATCAATATCACAGAATAGGGCAATCTTCTCTTTCATATCTTGTGGCAGTGGCTTTTGTGTACGACAGACGATAATATCTGGTTGAATTCCAATGCTGCGTAATTCCTTTACACTATGCTGCGTCGGCTTCGTCTTCATTTCCCCTGCTGCGGAGAGGTAAGGAATCAATGTCACATGAAGATAGAGAACATGGTCTCGACCAATCTCTTTCTTTAATTGCCGGATCGCTTCAAGGAATGGGAGACTCTCAATATCCCCAACCGTTCCTCCGATCTCTGTAATAACCACATCTACATCATCGTCTTTACCTGCTTGTAGAATCCGTTCTTTGATCTCGTTGGTGATATGAGGGATAACTTGAACTGTTGCACCGAGGTAATCTCCTCGACGTTCCTTTTCCAAAACAGACATATAGATTTTCCCTGTGGTTACATTGCTGTAACGATTTAAATTAATGTCGATGAACCGTTCATAGTGGCCTAAGTCCAGATCGGTTTCAGCACCGTCATCTGTGACAAAGACTTCTCCATGTTGGTATGGGCTCATCGTTCCTGGGTCTACGTTAATATAAGGATCTAATTTCTGAATCGTTACGTGAAGACCTCGATTCTTTAATAAACGTCCTAGTGATGCAGCTGTAATCCCTTTCCCTAATGAAGAAACCACACCACCTGTTACAAAGATATACTTGGCAGTCATCAATACCCCTCACTTTCTAGCTCCTGTTGTTACTCTTGTTCTTATTCATCTAGCGTTCCCATCTGCCTATGATTTCAATGTCATCCAACACATCATCAAAAAATAAAAAGACAAAAGTCCCCCAAAAGGTGGGGGCACCTTTGTCTTTAAATGGTTTTCCGTACAGCGGTTCAAAAATTACTAAACCGTTTTTTGTGAGCCCATGTAGTATTCTAAACAAGAGAGGTTCGATCGTCAAGGTGTTTTTTTCGAATAGGGCTTTTAGTCTTCCTCTTCTTCCTCTTCCTCTTCCTCTTCTTCATCAAGAACCTCATCTTCATCAACATCAAGGAGTTCCTCATCATCTTCGAATTCGAGGTCATCCTCTGCTAGCATTTCTTCATCCTCATCTTCCGCAATTAGATCTTCATCTTCTTCTTCTTCTTCGTCCAAGTCTTCCTCTTCTTCCTCGTCTTCATCGGTAGCCTTATCGCCATCGTCAAAGTCTTCAGAATCGAAGTCTTCATCCTCATATTCATCAAACTCTTCATCATCAAAGGAGACACCTGTATTGGCAGCATCCACTAGTGCATCAACAGGATACCAAGAACGGAGGCCCCAAGCATTATCACCTATACATGCAAAGCGGGCATCAATATTCATCTCTGTATAGACGCGGGCTAGCTGTTGATTTATTTCCTCCTGCGAAACCTGTTTAAGCTCCATCACCTTGCCAATTAAATCTTGATAATAGATGGGTTCCTTGCTTTCTGACAAGATCAAATGTGCTAGATCAATCATAGCCATCTCACTAATTGTCTCTTCACTTAATTCTGCAATCTTGCTCACTCTGTTCATCCTTCCTCCGCATGTAAGTAACCATTATTTTATCCAAAATATTTCCTTTGTCAAACCTTATTTCTTCTCCCTATCTTACATATTTCTACGATATTGTCCACCCACTTCATATAAAGAAGCTGTAATCTGCCCAAGACTAGCCACTTTCACAGTTTCCATCAGCTGAGAAAAGATATTTTCCCCTCGTAAAGCGACTGCTTTTAATTCAACCAGGGCAACTCTTGCTTCCTGCTGATGAAGCTCCTGAAATTGGCGAAGATTAGTAATCTGCTGAACCTTTTCTTCTTTACTTGCACGGGCAAGAGGGATGGGTTTCTCTTCATTCTCCGTAACGGTAGGAAGGAAGGTGTTCACACCGATGATGGGTAGCTCACCATTATGCTTCTTGATCTCATAGAGCATGGATTCATCTTGGATTTTACTACGCTGATATTGCCGCTCCATAGCCCCTAATACACCACCACGGGCGCTTAAGCGTGTAAACTCCAGGAGAACCGCCTCCTCCACCAGTTGGGTTAAATCTTCAATAATAAATGAGCCTTGGAGAGGGTTCTCATTATTAGCCAAGCCTAATTCCCGTTGAATGATCAATTGAATAGCCATGGCTCGACGTACCGATTCCTCTGTTGGCGTGGTGATGGCTTCATCATAGGCATTCGTATGCAGAGAGTTACAATGATCATAGATGGCTAGCAATGCTTGTAACGTGGTTCGTATATCATTAAATTGCATCTCCTGAGCATGGAGGCTACGCCCTGAGGTTTGGATATGATACTTTAGTTTTTGGCTTCGTTCATTGGCTTGGTACTTATACTTCATGACAATGGCCCAAATTCGTCTTGCCACGCGGCCAATCACGGAGTATTCCGGATCTAGTCCATTGGAGAAGAAGAAGGAAAGGTTAGGAGCAAAATCATCGATTTTCATACCTCGACTCAGATAATACTCCACGTAGGTAAAGCCATTGGCAAGGGTAAACGCCAACTGCGTAATGGGATTGGCTCCTGCTTCAGCAATATGATAGCCACTGATACTGACTGAATAATAGTTCCGCATCTGATGCTGAATAAAGTATTCCTGAATATCCCCCATCAGCTTCAGAGCAAAGGGTGTAGAGAAGATACAGGTATTCTGCCCCTGATCCTCCTTGAGAATGTCCGCTTGCACTGTCCCTCTTACACGTTGAAGTGTCTCCGCCTTAATCCGAGCATATTCCTCTTGGTTCACCTTACGACCTACTTCATTCTCGAAGCGTTCAACTTGCTGATCGATGGCGGTATTGAGAAACATGGCGAGAATGATAGGGGCTGGACCGTTGATGGTCATGGAGACGGAGGTGGATGGATGACATAGATCAAATCCAGCATAAAGCTTCTTCATATCATCCAAAGTACAGATGCTTACACCACTCTCACCAATCTTACCGTAGATGTCTGGCCGTTCATCCGGATCTTCGCCATAGAGTGTAACGCTATCAAAGGCAGTGCTTAAGCGCTTCGCCTTGTGCTGTGCAGAGAGAAAGTGAAAACGGCGATTGGTCCGCTCCGGTGTCCCTTCTCCTGCAAATTGCCGTGTGGGTTCTTCCTCTTGACGCTTCAAGGGAAAGACACCTGCTGTATAGGGAAATGCCCCTGGTACATTCTCTCGTAGCAACCAGCGTAGCCGTTCTCCCCATTCCTCATACCGGGGAAGACTGATTTTTGGAATCTGTAGACCTGCCAATGAGGTTGTATAGAGAGGAACTTGAATCTCCTTATCGCGAACTTGAAAAGCCATGGTAGGTTGATGATAACGATATTGGAGATCATCCCAACTCTCCAGCTGCTGACGCCATTCAGGTAATAGTTGGGCTGATAGATCTTGCTTCATGGCCACGAGGTGCTCTTGAGTGCTCGCTTTCTCTGAATTTGCTTCTTGCTCCAACACTTTTAATACGCCATCTACCTGATAGAGTTGACGAGCAATGGCCACTTGTTCCTCTACCTGTCCATGATACTGCTTTACTGTGGTGGCAATCTCCTGCAAATAGTTTTCCCGTTCAGGTGGAATGATGGTGTTAACAGCTGGATGTTCCATATTCGCAGGCGCTTCTTCCTCCACCATCGGTGTTGACCAAGTGAATCCCTCATGCTGTTTGAGCTTCTCAGCCAAGGCAGCAAAAAGATGATTCACTCCTTGATCATTGAATTGGCTGGCCATAGTAGCGAAGACGGGTAACTCTTCCCACGTTAAATGGAACCAGTTGCGATTTCGTTGCACCTGTTTTCGTACATCGCGTAAGGCATCCTCTGCTCCCTTACGATCAAATTTATTGATGGCAATTATATCTGCAACATCGAGCATTTCTATTTTTTCTAACTGGGAGGGTGCCCCATATTCTGCTGTCATCACATAGAGTGTAACATCACTGTACTCAACGATACGACTATCCCCCTGCCCGATCCCACTGGTCTCTAGAATAATTAGATCATAGCCTGCCCATTTACAAAGCTGAATCGCTTCCTGTAAGGCGTGACTTAATTCATGACCTGAATCACGAGTGGCCATGCTACGCATATAGATGTGCGAATGGTGAATGGAATTCATTCGGATACGATCACCGAGGAGAGCCCCCCCTGAGCGCCGCTTGCTCGGATCAACAGAGATGACAGCGATCTGTTTTTCATGATCGGCATGAAGGAAGCGCCGTACAAGCTCATCGGTAAGGGAGCTCTTCCCTGCTCCTCCTGTTCCGGTAATACCAAGGACAGGCACTTGCTCCCCTTGCGAGATTACCGCTGGTGGTAGAACTGCCTTCACCTGTTTCATCCAGCCTGCTTCCTCATGCTTTAGCTCTGCATAGGTGATCAATTGACCTAGCTCACGTCTTGTGGTGATCCCTTCCTTGCAATGAACCAAGAGATCATCTAACACGGTGACTGTTGGAAAATCCGTCTGCTCTAACATGTAATTGATCATACCTTGTAAGCCTAATGCAGCACCATCCTCAGGGGAAAAGATCTTACAGATTCCGTACGCTTCTAATTGACGGATCTCCTCTGGGATGATCACACCGCCACCGCCACCAAAAATCTTAATATGACCTACTCCATGCTGCTGAAGCAAGTCATGCAAGTATTGAAAAAACTCTACATGACCACCCTGATAGGAGCTCACAGCAATCCCTTGGACATCTTCTGCGATGGCTGCTTCTACAATTTCCTCTACAGAACGGTTATGACCCAGGTGAATCACTTCAGCCCCAGAGTCCTGAAGGATTCGCCGCATGATATTGATGGATGCATCATGACCATCAAAGAGTGCTGAAGCGGTTACGAAACGAATTGTATGTCTGGGCTGATAGGGTTGAACTTGCACACTAATCCACCTCCTGCACCAAAATAGATCGGATTAAAAAATGAGTCTGTTCTTGAATATAGCTTTCAAGGCTATATTGCTTCCGGAGCGCCCAGCGGCGAAACGCCCACATCTGCCCCAGCACCACAATATTATGAGCCATCAGTGGAATCGTCTCTGCTGTAATGGGTAATGACCCTTCCATTGCAACCCGTTGTATGAATGTTTCAAATATTTTTGTGATACAGAGCTCTTTGGCTAAGACATAGCGAAGCATTTCCTTGGGGAGTGCCTTGGATTCCTGGTAGATGAGTAAAACCTGATCGGACATTTGGTCCATCATGGTAATAAATTGACGGATGGCCTGCTCAAGCCCCGCTTTCCCAGCAGGAATATCGGAGATAATCGCCTGCAGCTGCTCCTCCACATCGGCATGAATATGCTCACAGACAAGGTATAATACATCCTCCTTCGTCTCGATATATTCATAGAGTGTTCCGATGCTGAACCCTGCTGCTCGTGCAATCTCCCTTGTTGTGGTTCCGTGATATCCCTTCACGATCATCAATTGGACAGCTGCCTCGATTAACTGCTCTCTCCGCTTCTTAATCAATTGCCAATCTTTTACCATGGAAGGGATCTCTTTTTTCATTTTGATTCCCCCCTTGCTGGCTTCTCTACCTGCTCTTCTCGCCTTGTTTGCTCTAGATTGGGTGCGATTCTTGTGGCAATCAGCTGTTGCGCCAGCTGATATGGATCACCTTCGCCCTGCTCAATTCTCTTCACATATTCATCGATCGTTGGTTCTAACGCCTGATTCAGGTACTTGATGAGTTCCTGCTCCACCCGTTGCATGAAGTGGGCACGAATCCGAGTCACTTCACGGCTTGCTAGCTCACCACTGGCCTGAAGATAATGGTGATGCTCTTCCAATGCCTGAAATAAGGGACCGATCCCCTCCCCGCTAGCTGCGCTCAGCTTGATGATGGGCGGTGACCATGGCGTAGGTAGGCTTGCAGAATGTAGCATTGCCTCTAATTCATGCACCAGCTGATCAGCCCCAGGGAGATCTATTTTATTCACCACATAGAGGTGGGCGATCTCCATAATACCTGCCTTATATGCTTGGATTAGATCACCTCCGCCTGGTGTTAACAAAAGCAAAATACTATCCACCACATGCATCACATCCCACTCGCCTTGCCCAACACCTACCGTCTCCAGAATCACCCAATCATATTGAGCCGCTGCTAGAACCTGAATCACCTCATAGGTCGCTACCGATAGACCTCCACGATGACCACGAGAGCCTACACTACGAATGAAGACATTGGTATCTAGGGCATGCTTCTGCATCCGGATACGGTCTCCTAATAATGCCCCTTTACTAAATGGGCTGGAGGGATCCACTGCGAGAACAGCTACCTTTTTCTCATGCTGACGAAGATAGGTAATCATCTGATCGATTAAGGTGCTCTTACCAGCACCAGGTGTTCCTGTCACACCAATGACACGACAACGGTGCTTCATGCCATAGAGCCCCTGCATCAGTATAGTCCCTTCTTCTGTACCATTCTCAATGAGAGAGATGGCCCGAGCAATGGCACGAGGATGGCCACGACGAATTGCTTCCAATAAATCCTCCATGGTTCTACTCCTTTAATAAATATTTGGCAATTACCATCCGCTGAATCTCGTTGGTTCCTTCATAAATTTGTGTGATTTTCGCATCACGCATGAATCGCTCTACCGGATACTCCTTGGTATAGCCATAGCCACCGAAGATTTGAACTGCATTGGTAGTCACCTCCATGGCCATATCCCCTGCAAACAGCTTCGACATGGCCGAGGCCTTACCATAAGGTAGCCCTTTGTCTTCAAGCCAAGCTGCTTGATACGTAAGGAGACGAGCTGCCTCTACCTTCGTTGCCATATCGGCCAGCATAAATTGGATGGCCTGTTGATCTGCGATGGCCTTGCCAAATTGCTTTCGTTCTTTCGCATAGGCTAATGCTTGCTCCAAGGCTCCTTGACCAATTCCTACAGCTTGAGCTGCGATGCCATTTCTTCCGCCATCAAGCGTCATCATGGCGATTCGGAAGCCTTCTCCTTCTTCACCTAGTCGTTGCTCCACAGGCACAAGACAATCCTCGAAGATAATTTCGTACGTCGTGGAGGAGCGAATTCCCAACTTCCGCTCCTTTTTACCCATTCGAAATCCGGGTGTTCCACTCTCAACAATAAACGCCGTAATCCCTTTATGACCTGCTGCTGGATCGGTGTGGGCAAAAACCACATAGAGATCAGCTACTCCTGCATTGGTGATGAAAATCTTCGACCCATTCAACCGATAATGCTCACCCTGACGAATGGCTGTAGTCCGCATACTGGCTGCATCTGAGCCTGACCCTGATTCCGTCAGTCCATAGGCACCAATCTTCTTCCCTTCTGCGAGAGGGCGGAGAAATCGTTGCTTCTGCTCCTCGCTGCCAAAGCGAAAGATCGGCCAGCTTGCTAGGGAAAGGTGGGCAGAGAGCGTAACTCCAACCGATGCATCTACACGGGAGAGCTCTTCAACAGCGATCACATAGCTTAAAAAGTCTGCACCTGCTCCACCATACTCCTCTGGCCAAGGGATCCCTGTAAGACCCAGCTCAGCCATCTGTTGAAAAATCTCATGGCTGAAGCTTTCATCCTCGTCACGCTGCGCTGCAGTAGGCGCTACCTCATTCTCTGCAAACTCTCGTACCATCCGACGCATCATCTCATGTTCTGTTGATAAAGAAAAATCCATGCCCTTCTTCTCCTCGCTTTCTATTAATAAGAACTGGTTTTTTTACCCTTAATCAATGATTAGCTGCTTGGCAATCACCTGGCGCTGAATCTGATTGGTTCCTTCATAGATTTGCGTTACCTTCGAGTCACGAAAGAAGCGCTCAACGGGATATTCCTTACTAAAGCCATAACCACCGAAGATTTGGACTGCTTCTGTGGTAACCGCCATGGCTGTATCACTGGCATACGCCTTGGCCATGGAGGAAGCCATAATATCTGGACGCCCCGCTTGTTGGAGCTGAGCCGCCCTGTAGGTGAGTAATGAGGCTGCTTCAATGCGGGTAGCCATCTCTGCTAGTTTCCACTGAATCGCTTGCAAACGGCTGATAGAATGGCCAAACTGCTGACGTTCTTTGGCATATTCACGCGCTGCTTGATATGCCGCTTTCGCAATTCCTAATGATTGGGCAGCAATCCCAATTCTCCCTACATTCAGATTGGCCATGGCAACCTTAAAGCCTTCTCCCTCTTCACCAAGGCGATTTTCCAGCGGTACCTTTACTCCTTCAAAGATGAGGGATGTGGTACTAGAACCGTGAAGCCCTAATTTTTTCTCCTGTTTTCCAATCATAAAACCTGGCCATTCCTTTTCAACAATGAACGCCGAAATCCCATGGTGTTTGCGTTCTGGATTGGTCATGGCAAAAACAATATAGGTATCTGCCTCTCCACCATTGGTGATAAAAACCTTACTCCCATTCAGTTCATAGTGGTCGCCCTTTCGCATCGCTGCCGTGCCAATTCGTGCAGCATCTGAACCTGCTTGGGGTTCAGTAAGGGCAAAGGCTCCAAGATACTCACCACTGGTCAGCTTGGGGAGATAATGCTGCTTCTGTTCATCATTCCCGAAATAAAGAATGGGATTGGTCCCTACGGAGGTATGAACAGCTAGGATGACACCCACCGTTGCACTGACGAAGGAGATCTCTTCGATGGCAAGGATATAGCTTATAAAATCTGCTCCTACACCGCCCCACTCTTCAGGGATGGGGATTCCCATTAATCCTTGCTCAGCCATTTTACTGAGAAGTGGGCGAGGAAACCAATCCTCGTCTTCCATTTTCGCTATTAATGGTTGAATCTCTTTATGGGCAAACTGGCGAATCATGGATCGCATCATTGCTTGTTCCTGGCTCCAATTCAACTCCATCCTGTATCACCACCATTCATCCATCTGCTTCACTTCAGTTCTCATCTTGATATACATAAAATCCTCTGCCTGTTTTGCGACCAAGCCAGCCTGCAGCCACATAATTACGAAGGAGAGGGCAAGGGCGATACTTACTGTCACCAAAGCCTTCATGAAGGATCTCCATGATATAAAGGCAGGTGTCTAGCCCGATGAAGTCAGCCAATTGTAACGGACCCATGGGATGATTCATCCCTAGCTTCATGATGGTATCCACAGCCTCCACCGTGCTAACCCCTTCATAGACTGCATAAATGGCTTCATTAATCATGGGCATCAGGATACGATTGGAGATAAATCCGGGGTAATCATTGACCTCCACAGCTACCTTCCCCATTCGCTCCGCCATCTGTAAGACGGTGGTCACCGTAGCATCCACTGTTGCTAAACCGCGAATCACTTCCACAAGTCGCATGACAGGTACAGGGTTCATAAAGTGCATTCCTACCACTTGTTCTGGCCGTCCTGTGACCGCAGCAAGCTGGGTAATGGGCAAGGATGATGTATTACTCGCCAAGATGGCATGAGCAGGAAGCAGTTGATCCAACTGCTGAAAGAGCGCTTGCTTTACATCAAGTCGTTCTACTACTGCTTCAATCACCATATCAACATTGACGCCTTCTGCTAGCTCATTGATGACCTGAAGCTGTTGAAGGGTTTGATCTTTCTCTACCTCCGTCATTTTCCCTTTGACCACATTACGGTTTAGCCGTTCTACAATTCCAGTTGCTCCACGCTCTAATGCTGCAGGAATCTGATCATATAGATAGACTTGAAAACCTGCCTGGGCAGCCACTTGAGCAATTCCGCTTCCCATCTGACCTGCTCCAACCACCAAAATACGTTCTACCTTCATCTCCATTATCATCCCATCTCCTTCATCAGATTGATCGTTTCAATGGATTCGCATACAGACTAGGTATTAATCAGCTGGTACCTCTACTAAAATAGCATCCCCTTGGGCTGCACCGCTGCAGATGGCAGCGATCCCATAACCACCACCGCGCCGCCGCAGCTCGTAGATCAATGTCATGAGGATTCGTGTTCCGCTGGCGCCGATGGGATGACCAAAAGCGATTGCTCCTCCATTCACATTGACCCGTTCCGGATCCCAATCAATGATCCGTTGCGTTGTTAAGACAACAGAAGCAAAGGCCTCATTCACCTCAAAGAGATGGATCTGGGCCAATTCCATTCCGGTCTGTGCTAGTAGCTTCTGAATGGCAAGACCTGGCGTCATTGCTAGATTCGCAGCCTCCGTACCCACTTGGGCATGACCATGAATGATGGCTAGTGGTGTATGGTCTGTTTCTTTAGCAAATTGCTCCTCCATCAGGAGCATAGCACCTGCCCCATCATTTACACCTGGTGCATTTCCAGCTGTTACCGTACCCTCTCGCAAAAAGAGCGGTTGTAGTGCTGACAATTTCTCGATGGAGGTATCCTCACGTGGTCCTTCATCTTGTCCTACCAACATGACAGCCCCTTTTTTCTGGGATACCTTTACTTCAACTAGCTCATCTGCTAATCTACCTGCTTTCATGGCTGCAATGGCTCGTTGGTGCGAGCGCAATGCCCATTCATCCTGCTCCTCGCGACTGATCTCCATCCTTTCAGCCGCTTGGCTACCATAGATGGCCATATGGACATCCTGAAATGGACAGGTGAGTCCATCATGTACCATCAAATCGATGAATTGGCTATTGCCCATGCGTTCCCCCCAACGCATCCCCTTGCTCGCATAGGGGGCCTGACTCATACTTTCCATTCCTCCAGCCAGAATAATCTTTGCATCACCGGAACGAATGATCTGATCAGCCATGGTCACACTCCGCAATCCTGATGCACATACTTTATTCACCGTATCCGCTGGGACTTCCCAAGGGACCCCTGCATGGCGAGCAGCCTGTCGCGCAGGGATCTGTCCCGCTCCACCTTGGAGTACCATGCCCATTAATACCTGATCAAGATGCATAGGATCCCATTGGGCACGATGCAAGGCCTCCTCCATGACGATCCCACCCAGTTGGACGGCACTTAAGCTACTTAATTGACCACCTAGCTTCCCAAATGGTGTACGAGCAGCACTTACAATCACACTTTTCATCCATTCCAGCTCCCTTTTGGATTCTTTCTTTTGATCTTTTTCAAATCTGAACGAACGCTCAATCACTTGACATGCCATAAGTTCCCTGCCACCTCGTCTTGGGGCAGGGAAGCTTCAAACATCACTTTCTGCTGGACTCTAACTTTCTGCGGAGCCTAAGATGGATTTCGCTAAAATCTCTACCACATCCAACGTTTGAATCTGCTCCTCCACCTCCTGCTGCTTCGTCCCATCACTGAGCATCGTGAGACAGTAGGGACAGGCACTACCAATCATCGTTGGTGAGACGGCTAAAGCCTGCTGTGTTCGTGCTACATTGACTCGTGTGCCCTCTCGTTCCTCCTGCCACATCATGCCACCGCCTGCTCCACAGCACATGGCATTCTCGCGATTCCGTTCCATCTCCACCAGCTCGACACCAGGAATTGCCCGGAGAATTGCGCGGGGTGCTTCATATTCATCAT
Above is a genomic segment from Rubeoparvulum massiliense containing:
- a CDS encoding response regulator, with amino-acid sequence MDQTILIVDDQFGIRALLSELFNTEGYTTLSAANGVEALQIIAQQVPDLVLLDMKIPGMDGLEILQRIREVQPDQKVVMMTAYGELNMIDKAVELGIIGHFIKPFDIEELRNSVNSWLSMTTTA
- the kal gene encoding 3-aminobutyryl-CoA ammonia lyase, whose product is MRMVEAMIRVRMSAHDAHYAGNLVDGARVLGLFGDVATEILIRHDGDEGLFLTYEAVQFHAPVHAGDFIEAHGELIDVGNTSRKIKFRAYKVIQSSGIHDHPSAAEVLAEPILVCSATGVCVVPKELQRKSKGE
- a CDS encoding CTP synthase, whose amino-acid sequence is MTAKYIFVTGGVVSSLGKGITAASLGRLLKNRGLHVTIQKLDPYINVDPGTMSPYQHGEVFVTDDGAETDLDLGHYERFIDINLNRYSNVTTGKIYMSVLEKERRGDYLGATVQVIPHITNEIKERILQAGKDDDVDVVITEIGGTVGDIESLPFLEAIRQLKKEIGRDHVLYLHVTLIPYLSAAGEMKTKPTQHSVKELRSIGIQPDIIVCRTQKPLPQDMKEKIALFCDIDVNAVIEARDCEVLYEVPLELQEQHLDNIVLEHLHLQFPDADMTAWKALVDKMKNPHHQVTVGLVGKYVSLHDAYLSVVEALNHAGFANDSEVKVRWIDAEEVTSKNVAQLLDGVDGVLVPGGFGDRGVEGKIVAAQYAREHRIPYLGICLGMQVAAIEFGRNVVGLKDAHSSEFDQATNNPVIDLLPEQKSIEEMGGTMRLGIDPCQLQAGSKAHEAYQDELVYERHRHRFEFNNQYRETFEAHGMKFSGLSPDGRLVEVIELTDHPWFVASQFHPEFKSRPNRPHPLFDHFIAATLREQKQ
- the rpoE gene encoding DNA-directed RNA polymerase subunit delta, with protein sequence MSKIAELSEETISEMAMIDLAHLILSESKEPIYYQDLIGKVMELKQVSQEEINQQLARVYTEMNIDARFACIGDNAWGLRSWYPVDALVDAANTGVSFDDEEFDEYEDEDFDSEDFDDGDKATDEDEEEEEDLDEEEEEDEDLIAEDEDEEMLAEDDLEFEDDEELLDVDEDEVLDEEEEEEEEEEED
- the icmF gene encoding fused isobutyryl-CoA mutase/GTPase IcmF, with product MQVQPYQPRHTIRFVTASALFDGHDASINIMRRILQDSGAEVIHLGHNRSVEEIVEAAIAEDVQGIAVSSYQGGHVEFFQYLHDLLQQHGVGHIKIFGGGGGVIIPEEIRQLEAYGICKIFSPEDGAALGLQGMINYMLEQTDFPTVTVLDDLLVHCKEGITTRRELGQLITYAELKHEEAGWMKQVKAVLPPAVISQGEQVPVLGITGTGGAGKSSLTDELVRRFLHADHEKQIAVISVDPSKRRSGGALLGDRIRMNSIHHSHIYMRSMATRDSGHELSHALQEAIQLCKWAGYDLIILETSGIGQGDSRIVEYSDVTLYVMTAEYGAPSQLEKIEMLDVADIIAINKFDRKGAEDALRDVRKQVQRNRNWFHLTWEELPVFATMASQFNDQGVNHLFAALAEKLKQHEGFTWSTPMVEEEAPANMEHPAVNTIIPPERENYLQEIATTVKQYHGQVEEQVAIARQLYQVDGVLKVLEQEANSEKASTQEHLVAMKQDLSAQLLPEWRQQLESWDDLQYRYHQPTMAFQVRDKEIQVPLYTTSLAGLQIPKISLPRYEEWGERLRWLLRENVPGAFPYTAGVFPLKRQEEEPTRQFAGEGTPERTNRRFHFLSAQHKAKRLSTAFDSVTLYGEDPDERPDIYGKIGESGVSICTLDDMKKLYAGFDLCHPSTSVSMTINGPAPIILAMFLNTAIDQQVERFENEVGRKVNQEEYARIKAETLQRVRGTVQADILKEDQGQNTCIFSTPFALKLMGDIQEYFIQHQMRNYYSVSISGYHIAEAGANPITQLAFTLANGFTYVEYYLSRGMKIDDFAPNLSFFFSNGLDPEYSVIGRVARRIWAIVMKYKYQANERSQKLKYHIQTSGRSLHAQEMQFNDIRTTLQALLAIYDHCNSLHTNAYDEAITTPTEESVRRAMAIQLIIQRELGLANNENPLQGSFIIEDLTQLVEEAVLLEFTRLSARGGVLGAMERQYQRSKIQDESMLYEIKKHNGELPIIGVNTFLPTVTENEEKPIPLARASKEEKVQQITNLRQFQELHQQEARVALVELKAVALRGENIFSQLMETVKVASLGQITASLYEVGGQYRRNM